Proteins encoded in a region of the Planococcus shixiaomingii genome:
- a CDS encoding S1C family serine protease, with protein sequence MNKRLKNRKSAQTRKRLAMTVFSLVLLAAIGLGGYFLIATSTDSSAQLVSKEESFAGKTYAGFKIAEEDVEALKPPEAPIVGTVKDVREEKAEPPKEKEEVAEEPKETEEAVVEVIESAEPVVAPKKDLSSTIANAKSYVYTMYTDLEQGSGFLFNTKGDILTNAHVVKDASYVVLTNSDGQEFTGQVIGISETTDVALVRVEELAGKEPMEMEMSQVDVGTEVFALGSPENISNTATEGEITAVNKNFSDDYEYKDLYEMDATIKKGSSGGPLIAAESERILGINSIILEKNPKIGYAIPIYTVIDQINEWVKNPIQYEEDEVVLPDVKDAHFDKELLQSFIEAYYELIPYSLNDQKIAYYQSYLLPGSQGETEGKKLVEELAVEDRIFDIAKPTVKNIEIGEEEATIEVEAVFTFHSPENDETAQITHKKLYTVIIDEFGDYQIETIENKPE encoded by the coding sequence ATGAACAAGCGATTGAAAAATAGAAAATCCGCTCAAACAAGAAAACGCTTAGCAATGACCGTTTTTTCTTTAGTGCTATTGGCGGCTATTGGGCTTGGCGGATACTTTTTGATTGCAACATCAACTGATTCATCGGCGCAGCTCGTCAGCAAAGAAGAATCGTTTGCTGGAAAAACGTACGCCGGTTTTAAAATTGCAGAAGAAGATGTCGAAGCCTTGAAACCCCCTGAAGCCCCAATTGTAGGAACAGTGAAAGATGTAAGGGAAGAAAAGGCAGAACCGCCTAAAGAAAAAGAAGAAGTGGCAGAAGAGCCTAAAGAGACGGAAGAGGCAGTAGTTGAAGTAATTGAAAGTGCCGAACCGGTAGTGGCTCCTAAAAAAGATTTATCATCAACAATTGCAAATGCAAAATCATACGTTTACACCATGTATACAGACTTGGAACAAGGATCCGGATTTTTATTTAACACAAAAGGCGATATTTTAACCAATGCCCACGTCGTTAAAGATGCCTCGTATGTTGTTCTGACAAATAGTGATGGGCAAGAGTTTACCGGACAAGTAATCGGCATATCGGAAACAACTGATGTCGCCCTTGTGCGCGTGGAAGAGTTAGCGGGGAAAGAGCCGATGGAGATGGAAATGTCCCAAGTGGACGTAGGCACTGAAGTATTCGCCCTTGGAAGCCCTGAGAACATCAGCAACACCGCAACCGAAGGCGAAATCACAGCAGTCAATAAAAACTTCTCGGACGACTACGAATACAAGGACCTGTACGAAATGGACGCAACGATCAAAAAAGGTTCAAGCGGCGGCCCGTTGATTGCTGCAGAATCCGAACGCATCCTGGGCATAAACTCCATCATTTTGGAGAAAAACCCGAAAATCGGTTATGCCATTCCAATCTACACCGTCATCGACCAAATAAACGAGTGGGTTAAAAACCCGATACAGTACGAAGAAGACGAAGTAGTGCTGCCGGACGTTAAAGATGCCCACTTTGACAAAGAGCTCTTACAGAGCTTTATAGAGGCTTATTATGAGTTAATCCCATATTCATTAAACGACCAGAAAATTGCTTACTACCAATCTTACTTGCTTCCTGGAAGCCAAGGAGAAACAGAAGGTAAAAAACTAGTTGAAGAATTGGCTGTAGAAGATAGAATCTTTGACATCGCCAAACCAACTGTCAAGAACATCGAAATTGGCGAGGAAGAAGCCACTATCGAAGTTGAAGCTGTTTTCACCTTCCACAGCCCAGAAAACGACGAAACCGCTCAAATCACCCATAAAAAGCTTTACACGGTTATCATTGATGAATTCGGTGACTACCAGATTGAAACAATCGAAAACAAGCCAGAATGA
- a CDS encoding peptidoglycan recognition protein family protein, with translation MKKLIILMALFLLFSSLFPASFLAADTVKDTTQVGTVKSDEYNEFGIKKGTMVHGEDISKLSEEELQYIPEGWRDGVIEDVHGHAEGEHEEAPAGAVSRASVYPNVNDYIATKKFTTAKTEYDYKSVFPKMSYRYGKVEGVVAHETANDSSTITGEISYMTRNYQNAFVHAFVDHQRIIEIHPTNYSVWGAGRYGNQRFAQVELVRVHTFDNFARSIDNYAAYVASILYKNKLGVSSAEATGSGTLWSHAAISKFLGGTNHSDPHGYFAKYGYNWTQFTQLVTAKYKNLSGTSTPVTSVSAPKEIATSKMGHLKSATAKVYPKLTSTASTVAGDAKMGTAFYIKKEATMDGIKYYSISTQPTTGVVGWVKATDINVQTHSTVDQTAKTFYIKGTGSAFKKPWGGTADYFFKSLVASANAEFKVNLTEKVGSTIWYRGVANERTVWIEEKNVYAINTAATSKLGHIKASSVLLYQDLSKLATSTKAGTSKINSVYYIKKQAVVNGVTYYLLSTLPSSTTGLIGWAKATDITAQTHVSIDKLAKTFYIKGTGSAYSRAWGGTGNIVFSNLSGDKDKVFKVNLTEKVGSTIWYRGILNGKTVMIDSKEVATAPSTLIKQTSTSKLGHIKNSTALIYSDLNNLSKTFAAGTTYTNSVYYIKKEAIVNGATYYLLSNNPSSTIGVVGWVKAVDATVQTHVGVDKKAKTFYVKGTGSAYTRAWGGSKNYFFQSLVVSTDREFKVYMTEKVGSTIWYRGILNGQSVWIEAKHVSAIQKVPVSKLGHIKSTSVKIYPNIDALSTSKVAGTTYTNAVYFIKKEAVVNGQKYYLLSTATVGTTGVVGWVKSTDTTAHAHTTVDKTAKTFYITGTGSSYTKAWGGSKNLVFTSLSAYKNKEFKVNATEKVGTSLWYRGVLDGKTMWIRYSSLKSK, from the coding sequence ATGAAGAAACTAATTATCTTAATGGCGTTGTTTTTACTTTTCAGCTCTTTGTTCCCGGCATCATTTCTAGCAGCAGACACGGTAAAAGATACTACTCAAGTGGGTACGGTTAAATCTGATGAATACAACGAATTTGGCATTAAAAAAGGAACAATGGTACACGGTGAAGATATCAGCAAATTAAGTGAAGAAGAACTTCAATATATTCCTGAAGGCTGGAGAGATGGTGTAATAGAAGACGTTCATGGCCATGCGGAGGGCGAACATGAAGAAGCGCCGGCTGGTGCAGTATCCCGGGCATCGGTCTACCCGAATGTGAACGATTATATTGCTACAAAAAAATTCACAACAGCAAAAACAGAATACGACTATAAATCGGTTTTCCCGAAAATGAGCTATCGCTATGGAAAAGTGGAAGGGGTTGTTGCGCATGAAACGGCGAACGACTCTTCAACAATCACTGGTGAAATTTCTTATATGACTAGAAACTACCAAAACGCGTTTGTCCATGCGTTTGTAGACCATCAGCGCATCATCGAAATCCACCCGACAAATTACAGCGTCTGGGGAGCTGGGCGTTACGGAAACCAACGATTTGCACAAGTGGAATTAGTGCGCGTCCATACATTCGATAACTTTGCGAGATCGATCGACAACTACGCTGCTTATGTCGCATCAATATTGTATAAAAACAAATTGGGCGTCAGCAGTGCCGAAGCTACTGGATCAGGCACGTTATGGTCACATGCGGCAATCAGTAAATTTTTAGGCGGTACAAACCACTCGGATCCACACGGTTACTTTGCGAAATACGGCTATAACTGGACTCAGTTTACTCAACTTGTAACAGCGAAATACAAAAACTTGTCAGGAACATCGACACCGGTAACATCGGTTTCAGCTCCGAAAGAAATAGCGACAAGCAAAATGGGCCATTTGAAGAGCGCAACGGCGAAAGTTTATCCGAAACTGACATCAACTGCATCTACTGTTGCAGGCGATGCGAAAATGGGCACGGCATTTTATATTAAAAAAGAAGCAACAATGGATGGAATCAAATATTACTCGATTAGCACACAACCAACAACTGGCGTAGTCGGATGGGTGAAAGCAACGGATATTAATGTACAAACTCATTCTACAGTCGATCAGACTGCAAAAACTTTTTACATTAAAGGAACCGGCAGTGCCTTCAAAAAGCCTTGGGGCGGAACAGCGGATTATTTCTTCAAGAGCTTGGTTGCCAGCGCGAATGCCGAGTTCAAAGTGAATTTAACTGAAAAAGTTGGCAGCACGATTTGGTACCGCGGTGTAGCAAACGAACGAACAGTCTGGATTGAAGAGAAAAACGTCTACGCGATCAATACGGCGGCTACAAGCAAATTAGGCCATATCAAAGCCAGCAGCGTATTGCTTTATCAAGACTTAAGCAAATTAGCAACGAGCACTAAAGCAGGAACTTCAAAAATCAACTCTGTTTATTACATCAAAAAACAAGCGGTAGTAAACGGTGTAACATACTACCTTTTAAGCACACTGCCTAGTAGTACAACAGGCCTTATTGGCTGGGCAAAAGCCACTGATATAACAGCTCAAACGCATGTAAGCATCGATAAATTAGCCAAAACTTTCTATATCAAAGGAACAGGCAGTGCATACTCTAGAGCCTGGGGCGGCACTGGGAACATTGTATTCTCAAACCTATCTGGTGATAAAGATAAAGTGTTCAAAGTAAATCTTACGGAAAAAGTTGGCAGTACAATTTGGTACCGGGGTATTTTGAACGGCAAAACGGTAATGATTGACTCAAAAGAGGTGGCAACAGCACCTTCTACACTCATAAAACAAACGTCAACCAGCAAATTGGGGCATATTAAAAATAGCACAGCATTAATCTACTCAGATTTGAATAACTTATCAAAAACTTTCGCAGCAGGAACAACTTATACAAATTCGGTGTACTACATTAAAAAAGAAGCGATTGTAAATGGCGCAACATATTACTTGTTAAGCAATAATCCAAGCAGCACAATTGGAGTAGTCGGCTGGGTAAAAGCTGTAGACGCTACAGTACAAACACACGTAGGTGTGGATAAAAAGGCGAAAACATTTTATGTTAAAGGTACAGGAAGCGCTTATACGAGAGCATGGGGCGGATCGAAAAACTACTTCTTCCAAAGCTTGGTAGTAAGTACAGATCGGGAATTTAAAGTCTACATGACAGAAAAAGTTGGCAGTACAATTTGGTACCGAGGAATTTTAAATGGCCAGAGCGTCTGGATTGAAGCAAAACATGTATCTGCAATCCAAAAGGTGCCGGTTAGCAAGTTGGGGCACATCAAGAGCACCAGCGTAAAAATCTATCCAAATATTGATGCGCTTTCAACTTCTAAAGTAGCAGGCACAACTTACACGAATGCTGTTTACTTTATTAAAAAAGAAGCGGTAGTAAATGGGCAAAAGTATTATCTGCTCAGTACAGCTACAGTGGGAACTACTGGAGTAGTCGGTTGGGTAAAATCAACAGACACAACTGCTCACGCACATACCACTGTAGATAAAACAGCTAAAACTTTCTATATTACCGGAACCGGCAGCTCATACACCAAAGCATGGGGCGGTTCGAAAAATCTTGTTTTCACGAGCTTGAGCGCATACAAGAATAAAGAATTTAAAGTAAATGCCACTGAAAAAGTCGGCACATCGCTTTGGTACCGTGGAGTTTTGGATGGTAAAACAATGTGGATTCGTTATTCCTCACTGAAAAGCAAATAA
- a CDS encoding N-acetylglucosaminidase, translating into MKFIKFITVLFLVLSLIAPSSVLAATSTTTATAGQESSVSLLGHLKSTTNRIYKDYKKTSAYTQAGTANTNEVFYIKKQAIHNKITYYLISRNPSATTGVVGWVKAADTTAQKNTVVDKNAKTFYVKGTGSAYTKPWGGTRNYYFKSLVVSTDRVFKVNLTEKVGTATWYRGILNDKTVWIEAGHVSAAKKTATSKLGHVKSSSTKIYPDIDKLSASITAGELYTNTVLYIKKEAVLSGQTYYLLSKNPSSTIGVIGWTKAVDVTAKTHKSVDKIAKTFYVLGAGSAYNKPWGGTKDYYFQKLAVSKNREFNVSLTEKVGTAIWYNGVLNGKRVWIESKYVTSIKPVPETPPTPPPAVKEESPISLIGKIEVPTAHIYADYTKQTAYTEAGTVYTDEVFYIKKQADFDGVVYYQLSRNAAGTTELAGWIKSTDIKTETHTAMDKNAKAFYVTGTGSAYTKVWGGSKNIAISDLAALKGSLFAVQATDKIGTAVWHQGTLDGKTVWIEASQVAVSFETATSLLGQIEGGSVRIYADYKKQTSYTEAGTANTNEVFYIKKQAAFNNELYYQLSRNISGIEVIGWVKSSDIATQTHAAIDKDAKTFYLKGTGSAYTKIWGGTKNLSIQDMTSLKGSVFQVSTTEKAGNTTWHQGIVSGKTVWIESVHLAPSLESPVSLLGHVNSATVRIYPDYLKQTAYAEAGTINTGEVFYIKKQAVFNSSTYYLLSRNASSTTGLVGWVKSTDIETAKHASVDKLAKTYYVKGTGSAYSKIWGGTKNITFQNLSLLKGASFAINFTEKVGNTLWHRGVLSGQTVWIQESDLIKVETKYTQYNYTFNEALTKQMGILQQTDKYANSKAYVASSAVTSIDAATTITTDGTRLRKSPDFTDNISYTVNKGTKITIVSTVTGAASAGSTKWYKVSYAGATLYVHSSLVNTASATGTLAVKTNVMSAESATSHVYGTLAAGTKVTIKNQGTGWHEISYGAWRNPTSNDVAAFLEPTNNDKLQHLLLTTSAGVSAPELNKILIGKGILAGLGQAFINGGQQYNVNEIYLISHALLESGQGTSALANGVEVGKNAAGTPVLVTTANRSSLTAIKKTYNMFGIGAVDFNALAGGAIKAYNSGWFTPEAAIVGGAQFVGTNYLDRGQDTLYKMRWNPANPATHQYASDIGWAAKQTVRMNALYNMLDSYTITLDIPKYK; encoded by the coding sequence GTGAAATTTATCAAGTTCATTACAGTATTGTTTCTCGTTCTTTCGTTAATTGCCCCTTCTTCTGTACTGGCTGCTACAAGCACAACTACAGCAACAGCGGGACAAGAAAGTTCGGTTAGTTTATTAGGTCACTTAAAAAGTACCACTAACCGCATTTATAAAGACTACAAAAAAACCTCGGCTTATACCCAGGCAGGAACGGCTAACACTAATGAAGTTTTCTACATAAAGAAACAAGCTATTCATAATAAAATCACGTATTACTTGATCAGCCGGAATCCTAGCGCCACTACTGGCGTAGTTGGTTGGGTGAAAGCCGCAGACACAACGGCGCAGAAAAATACGGTTGTCGATAAAAATGCAAAAACTTTTTATGTTAAAGGAACAGGCAGCGCTTATACAAAACCGTGGGGCGGTACAAGGAATTACTACTTTAAGAGTCTTGTAGTCAGTACAGACCGTGTATTTAAAGTGAATTTAACGGAAAAAGTCGGAACCGCAACTTGGTACCGGGGAATTTTGAATGACAAAACTGTCTGGATTGAAGCTGGCCATGTCTCAGCTGCGAAAAAAACTGCCACAAGTAAATTGGGGCATGTGAAATCAAGCAGTACTAAAATCTATCCGGACATAGATAAATTGTCTGCGTCCATTACGGCCGGGGAGTTGTATACAAATACCGTTCTGTACATCAAAAAAGAAGCGGTATTAAGTGGACAAACGTATTACTTGTTAAGCAAAAACCCTAGCAGCACCATTGGGGTTATTGGCTGGACCAAAGCAGTGGACGTTACTGCAAAAACGCATAAAAGTGTGGATAAAATAGCAAAAACATTTTATGTATTAGGAGCAGGCAGCGCATACAACAAACCATGGGGCGGCACGAAAGATTATTACTTTCAAAAACTTGCAGTCAGCAAAAATCGTGAGTTTAACGTTAGTCTCACAGAAAAAGTTGGAACTGCTATTTGGTACAACGGCGTTTTAAATGGCAAAAGGGTATGGATTGAGTCAAAGTACGTTACTTCGATAAAGCCGGTACCTGAAACTCCGCCAACACCACCTCCAGCTGTTAAAGAAGAAAGCCCAATAAGTCTAATAGGAAAAATAGAAGTTCCAACAGCCCATATCTACGCTGATTATACAAAGCAGACAGCTTACACCGAAGCGGGAACAGTTTATACGGATGAAGTGTTTTACATAAAAAAACAAGCGGATTTTGACGGCGTTGTTTATTACCAGCTTAGCCGAAATGCAGCCGGCACAACAGAACTAGCCGGTTGGATCAAATCTACGGACATAAAAACAGAGACACATACAGCAATGGATAAAAATGCGAAAGCATTTTATGTGACTGGAACAGGCAGTGCCTACACGAAAGTATGGGGCGGAAGCAAGAACATCGCCATTTCCGATCTTGCGGCTTTAAAAGGCAGCCTATTTGCAGTCCAAGCGACAGACAAAATCGGGACGGCTGTATGGCATCAAGGCACACTTGATGGCAAAACGGTGTGGATTGAAGCGTCTCAAGTAGCTGTTTCATTTGAAACTGCTACTAGTCTACTGGGGCAGATTGAAGGCGGAAGCGTCCGCATCTATGCGGATTATAAGAAACAAACAAGCTACACAGAAGCAGGAACAGCAAATACGAATGAAGTTTTTTACATTAAAAAGCAAGCAGCATTTAATAACGAACTTTACTATCAGCTTAGCCGCAATATTAGTGGAATAGAAGTTATAGGCTGGGTAAAGTCGAGTGACATTGCAACTCAAACACACGCTGCAATTGATAAAGATGCCAAAACTTTTTATCTAAAAGGAACTGGAAGCGCCTATACGAAAATTTGGGGCGGCACGAAAAATCTTTCGATACAAGATATGACGTCATTGAAAGGTTCTGTGTTTCAAGTAAGCACGACTGAAAAAGCAGGAAACACAACTTGGCACCAAGGAATCGTCAGCGGCAAAACCGTCTGGATTGAATCCGTGCATTTAGCCCCGTCTTTAGAAAGTCCAGTCAGTTTACTTGGTCATGTGAACAGTGCAACCGTACGTATATATCCGGACTATTTAAAACAGACTGCCTATGCAGAAGCGGGCACAATCAATACCGGTGAAGTTTTTTACATCAAAAAACAAGCAGTTTTCAACAGTTCTACTTATTATCTCCTTAGCCGCAATGCAAGCAGTACAACAGGTTTAGTCGGATGGGTAAAGTCAACGGATATTGAAACGGCTAAACATGCGAGTGTGGATAAGTTGGCCAAAACCTATTATGTAAAAGGGACTGGCAGTGCATATTCGAAAATTTGGGGCGGAACGAAAAATATCACCTTCCAGAACTTAAGTCTGTTGAAAGGTGCATCGTTTGCCATCAATTTTACGGAAAAAGTGGGAAATACATTGTGGCATCGAGGTGTTCTCAGCGGCCAGACTGTCTGGATCCAAGAATCGGATTTGATCAAAGTGGAAACGAAGTATACGCAATATAATTACACATTCAATGAAGCTTTAACCAAACAAATGGGAATATTGCAGCAAACTGATAAATACGCGAACAGCAAGGCGTATGTTGCTAGTTCAGCGGTAACTTCTATTGACGCTGCTACAACAATCACGACGGATGGGACTAGATTGAGAAAATCCCCGGATTTCACAGACAATATTTCCTATACCGTTAATAAAGGAACAAAAATTACGATTGTCAGCACTGTGACTGGCGCAGCTTCTGCCGGCAGCACAAAGTGGTACAAAGTCTCCTATGCGGGTGCAACATTATATGTTCATTCTTCTTTAGTGAATACAGCAAGTGCAACAGGGACTTTGGCGGTAAAAACGAATGTCATGAGCGCTGAAAGTGCAACGAGCCACGTTTACGGAACACTTGCAGCAGGAACAAAAGTGACGATCAAGAACCAAGGAACTGGATGGCACGAAATTAGTTACGGTGCATGGAGAAACCCGACATCAAATGATGTGGCAGCTTTCCTTGAACCAACCAATAACGACAAACTTCAGCACTTACTATTAACGACTAGCGCCGGTGTTTCAGCACCAGAGCTAAATAAAATCCTGATTGGAAAAGGTATTTTAGCAGGCCTAGGACAAGCTTTCATCAACGGCGGCCAACAATACAATGTAAACGAAATTTATCTGATTTCGCATGCGTTATTAGAAAGCGGGCAAGGTACATCCGCTTTAGCCAACGGAGTGGAAGTCGGAAAAAATGCGGCAGGCACACCTGTATTGGTTACGACAGCAAATCGCTCAAGCCTGACTGCGATTAAAAAAACCTACAATATGTTCGGAATTGGCGCAGTTGATTTTAATGCACTAGCTGGCGGCGCCATAAAAGCCTATAACTCAGGCTGGTTTACGCCTGAAGCAGCAATAGTCGGCGGCGCACAATTTGTCGGAACGAATTACCTGGATAGAGGCCAGGATACGCTTTACAAAATGCGCTGGAATCCAGCAAATCCAGCTACACATCAATACGCGTCAGATATTGGCTGGGCAGCTAAGCAAACAGTTCGAATGAATGCTTTATATAACATGTTAGATTCTTACACAATTACTTTAGATATTCCCAAATACAAGTAG